TGTCGTCGCGTTTCTCCCAAGAGTGTGCCCTCCTCGCCAATCCCCCCTTCCATCACTCCCAAGGTAATCTCTTGTACGAAAGCATCAAACGGAAGTGGAGTAAAGTAAGATATTTCAGCGCCGGTTCGATAGAGCCCCTCAATGCCCAGATATTCTTGCACTACAAAGGGCTCATCGACGGTCTCTAATTGGTCGCGATGTATGGCATTAGCTTTGCCAATTTTGGGGCGAATGCGCCCAAGTTTTCCCTTAAGCTCAAGGGGTAAATTAAAAAGGGAAAAATAGGCTTCCTCTATGGTAGGGTCCTCAAAGTCAGAAAAGGTCAGCGTAGAGTCAAAACGTGCAAATGGGTCGATGTCATGGCCAAAAATGATTTCAAGCTCGCGTACGCTTAGCTTATCGTTGCCCTCAAGGTCATCTCCACTTTCCGTAAATACCGCCGTAACATCAGCTACGACGCCAATTTCGGGATTAAATGCAGATTTATTGAGAGAAGTTGGCGAGGCCTTTGAGCTTACGACCTTGGAGGGTTCAAGGATCTCAGTTTCTTTCCCATTTACCTTGCGCTCAAGCTCGGCATTTTCCGCCTCGAGTTTCTCTATTCGTTTCTGTTGTTCCGCGATAGTTTTCGACATGTTATCTACCTGGTCTGCTAAGTGCTTTAAGGATACTTCTCGTTCTTTAGGCATTTCGGCGAATGCTTGAGGGAGACAAAAACTAAAAAAGCTGCTAGCTAAGCAAGCATAGAGAAACAGCGTCCCCAAAAATGGCTTGAATAGGACATTCATCATCGTGCTTTCCTGAAATAATTATGGGTAACTAACGAGCAAAGCTTTGTTGCGCACAGGAAAAAACGCAATAACATCTACGCCAGCGCGTTACTCCTGAAGTTGAGATAGCGTTACTATTGTGCAATTGGGGGAGCGCGAACTAAATAATTTAGATGATTTTCAGATGTAGCTATAGCTTGATTAAATGAAACGATAGCAAAGTAAATAACCAAAAGCGTTGCTACTAAGCAAGCACTAGAAACTAAGCTACTAGAAAAGTGCTTGTTGTGACTACACACAACGCAACTTTCTTCATGCGAAGAAGTAAAGTCGTGTTTGTGGCTATGGGAGTGGAGAACAACAATCAGGGAAATTGCCAAATAAAACAGGCAACAAAATAAACTGAACGACCTCCTCCTAATCGTATTCATATTTAAAACTTATATTACTTTATGGACTTTTTTGTCAATTTTCCGAAGCATGTCCTACGGGAAATAAACGAGATAATCGACTTTTACCGTTCTTCGCTTTCCGCTGAAAGGCGTTCTGGTGCAATAACCGGGGAAGAATTAAAGGCGAAGGCAAAAAAAGCGGCGATGGCAAGAAAGACAAATGCCAGGGCGTAGTTCCAAGCAAATTTTTCTCTTAGAAAGGTTATGGCAAAACCTAAAAAAACTAACAAGGTAACGATCTCTTGAATTATCTTAAGCTGGAAACCGGAAAACTGCCCATAACCGAGGCGATTTGCGGGGACGGCCAAACAGTATTCGATTAAAGCGATTAGCCAGGAAAGCAAAATTGCCTGCCAAAGTGGCCACTTTTCTCCGTACTTTAAGTGCCCATACCAGGCAAATGTCATAAACACGTTAGAAAAAACCAGAAGAAATACGGTAGTCATGGCCCTAAAATTTACTAACTAGTTTAAGTCTCAGAATATGCAGTGGTGCGATCTTTTCGCCGAGCGAGCTCGCTTGCATATTTTTGTCCGAGCACTGCTGCATTGCTCTTTATCCACTCGCTCAATTTAGTTTTACCAGCTGGCTTTGAGGAAACACAGAGCATATTTTCCATAAGCCCCGAAATTTCGTCTCGGGTAACAAACACATCGCCCACCAAGCTTCCGATAACCTTACTGGCAACATATCCCAGAGCGGGTGGAACCGAAATAACCAGTCGTCGCTTCCCTATTGCACTAGCAATAAGGCTTACGAGTTCGCGATAAGTAAATGTCTCTGGGCCAATTGCATCGATTATTACGTTTTCCTTTGTATCACCCTGTTTAACGGCAAGCTCTGCCAAATCTTCAACATAAATGGGCTGCAGGCGGTATTGGCCATCGCCAAAGATGCCAAAAACGGGAAGGCGTCTAAGCGCCCAGGCAATGTTGTTTATGAGAATATCTTCGTGCCCAAAAAGGACAGCCGGTCGCAAAATGGCATAGGAAATGCCCGTAGCCTTTAGGGCATCTTCGAGCTTGGCCTTTCCCCTAAAATATTCCAATTTGGAATCTAGCGAAGGATTAGTGATGCTAATATGCACAACGCGCTTAACACCAGCCTGCTTTGCCGCATTAAATAGTTTTAAAGTATTTGCTACGGCATCTACGTGAGTAAATGATTTATGGTTAAATCGCACCCAGTAAGTATTGCATAAAACCTCAGTGCCTTCTAGCGACCGAGCCAGTGCATCGGGCTTATCGAAGTTATAAGGAAACGCCTCAATTTTTTCACCAAAAGGATTTTTACGCTTCGGTGAATTCGTCAAAGTTCTAACCGTTACTCCGC
This Deltaproteobacteria bacterium DNA region includes the following protein-coding sequences:
- a CDS encoding NAD(P)H-binding protein, which gives rise to GVTVRTLTNSPKRKNPFGEKIEAFPYNFDKPDALARSLEGTEVLCNTYWVRFNHKSFTHVDAVANTLKLFNAAKQAGVKRVVHISITNPSLDSKLEYFRGKAKLEDALKATGISYAILRPAVLFGHEDILINNIAWALRRLPVFGIFGDGQYRLQPIYVEDLAELAVKQGDTKENVIIDAIGPETFTYRELVSLIASAIGKRRLVISVPPALGYVASKVIGSLVGDVFVTRDEISGLMENMLCVSSKPAGKTKLSEWIKSNAAVLGQKYASELARRKDRTTAYSET
- a CDS encoding DMT family protein; this encodes MTTVFLLVFSNVFMTFAWYGHLKYGEKWPLWQAILLSWLIALIEYCLAVPANRLGYGQFSGFQLKIIQEIVTLLVFLGFAITFLREKFAWNYALAFVFLAIAAFFAFAFNSSPVIAPERLSAESEER